In the genome of Halostella limicola, one region contains:
- a CDS encoding HAD family hydrolase, which yields MRPQAVYFNLDLTLTRMERPFDALVVETLQRADVPDPEIDPTRHSNLFFDRFLDLVPEPMAGAYEAYFDELDAEVEMDPAEAAGVQKQLEVDAVRPAVDDLPALIEAIGEEFPVGVLTSGLPDLQRAKLEKLGVLDALDDVAISYELDATKESGDLFAAAEGRLGDEESASGAYVYVSNHDSDVEAAEAAGWTAVRAEAADLADDPVGFLDDAL from the coding sequence ATGCGACCACAGGCCGTCTACTTCAACCTCGACCTGACGCTCACGCGGATGGAGCGGCCGTTCGACGCGCTCGTCGTCGAGACGCTCCAGCGCGCGGACGTGCCCGACCCGGAGATCGATCCGACGCGGCACTCGAACCTGTTTTTCGACCGCTTTCTCGACCTCGTCCCCGAGCCGATGGCCGGCGCGTACGAGGCCTACTTCGACGAACTCGACGCCGAGGTCGAGATGGATCCCGCTGAGGCCGCGGGAGTCCAGAAGCAACTGGAGGTCGACGCGGTCCGCCCCGCGGTCGACGACCTCCCCGCCCTGATCGAGGCGATCGGCGAGGAGTTCCCCGTCGGCGTCCTCACCAGCGGCCTCCCGGACCTCCAGCGCGCCAAGCTGGAGAAGCTGGGCGTCCTCGACGCGCTCGACGACGTCGCTATCTCCTACGAACTCGACGCGACGAAGGAGAGCGGCGACCTCTTCGCGGCCGCCGAGGGCCGCCTCGGGGACGAGGAGTCGGCGTCCGGGGCGTACGTCTACGTCTCGAACCACGACTCGGACGTCGAGGCGGCGGAGGCGGCCGGGTGGACCGCGGTGCGAGCCGAGGCGGCAGACCTCGCGGACGATCCGGTCGGGTTCCTCGACGACGCGCTGTGA